In the genome of Persephonella sp. KM09-Lau-8, one region contains:
- the fmt gene encoding methionyl-tRNA formyltransferase, whose translation MRIVFWGTPDFAAESLKALLNSKHQVVGVVTQPDKPKGRGKKLTPPPVKVVAQEAGIPVFQPEKVKNNKELYEKLKKLNPDIFVVVAYGKILPKEIIELPKYKTINVHASLLPEYRGAAPIHRAIMEGKEKTGVCIMEITEELDAGDIYECVEVPITPEDDIVSLHDKLASEGAKLLVEVLDKIEKGEITKTPQEHSKATYAKPIQKEEGKIDWNRPAKEIFNQIRALKVWPKAFTKFRDKEIKILAAQIIDENSTGKAGEIVKIIKGKGFVVQTGKGQLLITKVQFPNSKAITADEAVRGYHIKEGEFLG comes from the coding sequence TTGAGAATAGTTTTCTGGGGAACACCAGATTTTGCAGCTGAAAGTCTAAAAGCCCTTCTAAACTCAAAACATCAGGTTGTTGGAGTTGTTACACAGCCAGATAAGCCTAAGGGAAGGGGCAAAAAGCTAACTCCCCCACCGGTAAAAGTTGTTGCACAGGAAGCAGGTATTCCTGTTTTTCAACCTGAAAAGGTAAAAAACAATAAAGAGCTTTATGAGAAACTTAAAAAACTAAACCCTGATATATTCGTAGTTGTTGCCTACGGAAAAATATTACCTAAAGAAATTATAGAACTTCCTAAATACAAAACAATCAATGTTCATGCATCTTTACTTCCGGAATACAGGGGTGCTGCACCTATCCACAGGGCAATAATGGAAGGAAAAGAAAAAACAGGTGTTTGTATAATGGAAATAACAGAAGAATTAGATGCCGGTGATATATATGAATGTGTTGAAGTTCCGATAACTCCTGAAGATGATATTGTCTCCCTGCACGATAAACTGGCATCAGAGGGAGCAAAACTACTTGTAGAAGTTCTGGACAAAATAGAAAAAGGAGAAATAACAAAAACACCCCAAGAGCACAGTAAAGCCACTTATGCAAAACCGATACAAAAGGAAGAAGGTAAAATAGACTGGAACAGACCTGCAAAAGAAATATTTAATCAAATTAGAGCACTGAAGGTCTGGCCTAAAGCATTTACAAAATTTAGAGATAAAGAAATCAAAATCCTTGCCGCCCAAATAATAGATGAAAACTCCACAGGAAAAGCAGGTGAAATAGTCAAAATAATCAAAGGCAAAGGGTTTGTCGTCCAGACAGGAAAAGGTCAATTACTTATTACTAAAGTTCAATTTCCAAATAGCAAAGCAATAACTGCAGACGAAGCAGTTAGAGGATATCACATAAAAGAAG
- a CDS encoding sulfite exporter TauE/SafE family protein, translated as MLKYLLITLAGFLGSYHCIGMCGFIPPLIQHRSWLIGNLLYSAGRIFSYMFLGFIAGYAGMFFHKIEFQLFQKSLSVFLGVAMVVFGLQITGNIKEKGVPGLDLIFITISEILAKFRKNPFFLGMFNGFLPCPLVYAFLMQAIFEGSPFRGMLVMLAFGLGTVPAMLFASKLFQVLSPKLRKRLASFSGVIVILLGIWLILRGLGLIHHH; from the coding sequence TTGCTTAAGTATCTTCTGATAACACTGGCAGGTTTTCTTGGGTCATACCACTGTATCGGAATGTGCGGTTTTATTCCTCCTTTAATCCAACACCGTTCATGGTTAATTGGTAATCTCCTTTATAGTGCAGGAAGAATTTTTTCTTATATGTTTCTTGGCTTTATTGCAGGATATGCCGGAATGTTCTTCCATAAAATTGAGTTTCAGCTTTTCCAAAAATCTCTTTCTGTTTTTCTGGGTGTTGCAATGGTTGTATTTGGACTACAAATAACTGGAAATATAAAAGAAAAAGGTGTTCCGGGATTAGACCTTATCTTTATAACAATCAGTGAGATTTTGGCCAAATTTAGAAAAAATCCATTTTTCCTTGGGATGTTTAATGGATTTTTACCCTGTCCACTGGTATATGCATTTTTAATGCAAGCTATTTTTGAAGGTTCTCCTTTCAGGGGAATGCTTGTTATGCTCGCATTTGGACTGGGAACTGTGCCTGCAATGCTTTTTGCCAGTAAGTTGTTTCAGGTTCTCAGTCCAAAACTAAGGAAGAGACTGGCTTCTTTTTCAGGTGTAATAGTTATACTTCTTGGAATATGGCTTATTCTTAGAGGTTTAGGCTTAATTCATCATCATTAG